The following are encoded in a window of Psilocybe cubensis strain MGC-MH-2018 chromosome 4, whole genome shotgun sequence genomic DNA:
- a CDS encoding MFS-type transporter cnsO, whose amino-acid sequence MSLDNISSEDRQPLLHWESAAPAPRIVLHTVEGEGEEYGVNERWDDANANSNAIIVGEERKKLEKELLRKLDRRMSILVLIYILNYVDRNNAAAARLRGFEEDLHLEGTQFATLLSILYIGYILMQVPSYFGALCTRFLLGFVEAAFFPGALFLLSKWYKRNELSQRTAYLTSGILLSNAFGSLIASGILNSMQGVLGYSAWRWLFFVEGTLTILVAIWAMSVLPDFPENSSNWLTPAEKALAIKRMAEDSSGQETYVSLGDSTSNKLLGRWPGLYLAVTDWKVWWLSIALFFMVLSLSFGVYFPTIAATLGNGPTISLLLCVPPWLFATGASLYLARLYLA is encoded by the exons ATGTCGCTTGACAACATTAGTTCAGAGGACCGGCAGCCTTTGCTTCACTGGGAatcagcagcaccagcacctcGTATCGTACTCC ATACAGTAGAAGGAGAAGGGGAAGAATATGGTGTTAATGAGCGATGGGATGATGCCAACGCCAATTCCAATGCTATCATCGTCGGcgaagagagaaagaagctCGAGAAGGAGCTGTTGCGCAAGCTCGACCGCCGAATGTCGATATTGGTGCTGATATACATTCTGAATT ATGTCGACAGGAACAACGCTGC TGCTGCCCGGCTACGAGGGTTCGAGGAGGATCTTCATCTAGAGGGAACACAATTCGCGACGTTGCTGTCTATTCTGTACATTGGGTACATCCTGATGCAGGTACCATC ATACTTCGGAGCTTTGTGCACTCGCTTCCTTCTTGGATTCGTTGAAGCCGCTTTTTTCCCGGGAGCACTG TTTCTGCTCTCAAAATGGTACAAGCGCAATGAACTCTCACAGAGGACAGCCTACCTCACGTCTGGTATACTGCTCAGTAACGCCTTCGGGTCTCTAATAGCTTCTGGTATCTTGAACTCTATGCAAGGTGTCCTGGGATACTCTGCTTGGAG ATGGCTCTTTTTTGTGGAAGGGACATTGACTATTCTCGTTGCTATCTGGGCTATGTCTGTTCTACCTGACTTTCCAGAAAACTCTTCAAATTGGCTTACACCTGCTGAAAAAGCGCTGGCTATAAAGAGAATGGCAGAAGATTCTTCAGGACAAGAGACATATGTATCTCTTGGTGACTCCACGTCTAATAAGTTACTCGGAAGATGGCCTGGGTTGTATCTCGCCGTTACAGATTGGAAGGTATGGTGGCTCTCTATAGCGCTGTTCTTTATGGttctgtctctgtcttttGGCGTGTACTTTCCGACAATTGCGGCGACTTTGGGGAATGGGCCGACGATTAGCCTTCTGTTGTGTGTTCCTCCTTGGCTCTTTGCGACCGGTGCATCGCTCTACCTGGCCAGGTTGTACCTTGCGTGA
- a CDS encoding Beta-mannosidase B: protein MTASSKSRPISDWLFTQVQQGATERKVKEWLQVSSFPTTVHVELIKQKLIPDPFIGLHEWDVQWVGEAEWAFKTDLHVTDGELASPNVDLLFEGLDTFATVKLNDEVILESSNQFISYRVPVKSKLKPGSNELIISFESAFRKGRAIEEEHGKLALWNGDSSRLHVRKAQYNYGWDWGPVLMTVGPWKPIALETYQTRITDLDVRSEVSETLEVKLSATLTFSEESPGFASFVLKSPDGKVEASSNKIPIVTGHAKVSFEWGAGQLQLWYPVGYGAQPLYTVEVELTDANGNVLDSKLEKIAFRRALVVQEKLIDQEGLSFLFEINNIRIFCGGSNWIPADSFLTTMNADRYRAWLQLLVDGNQNMIRVWGGGIYEYDDFYSICDVLVWQDFMFGCGQYPAYDSFVESVREEAIQNVKRLRHHPSIVIFDYQIAESLNLELDYSDETSDFRKTNFPARYIYERVLPSVVGEYSNIHYHRASPYSGQGKPTTDRTLGDLHQWNVWHGTQEPWHNWDILAGRFVSEFGMQGYPDIRTVDYWLGGDKSERYPQSRTNNNHNKADGFERRLEVRVSLFFLGGGEESQLRAVDTLDVKRERICSLAASCYVYYTQIMQAEVLASAYRLWRRNWAGRGREYTAGALVWQINDCWPVTSWAIVDYFLRPKPAYFSVARELRPYTVGMTRKEKQTLLDPTRSAAEFTLTTELEVWGTNSTLADKSAVLEVTCFNLDLDSEDSTWRESRSREVRGVVLRANASTELWKGVLPGQPERRSRAEVPKPIVVSARLLDAEDHGTVLCRYSNWPEPFKYIHFPPVDALGLKAVVGTDGESVVLSTRIPVKGIVLDVDVDAGDKVRWSDQAIDLVPDDPQTVIAKGLKGRPVKMRFLGDGSA from the exons ATGACTGCCTCTTCCAAGTCCAGACCGATCAGCGATTGGCTTTTCACGCAGGTGCAGCAAGGTGCTACAGAGAGAAAAGTAAAGGAATGGCTGCAAGTATCGTCGTTCCCAACGACTGTTCACGTTGAGCTCATAAAACAAAAGCTCATTCCGGATCCC TTCATCGGGCTCCATGAATGGGACGTTCAAT GGGTAGGAGAGGCCGAGTGGGCGTTCAAGACcgatttacatgttacagATGGCGAGCTCGCATCTCCGAATGTCGATCTGCTATTCGAAGGTCTCGATACCTTTGCTACTGTGAAATTG AACGACGAAGTGATCCTTGA ATCGAGCAACCAGTTTATATCGTACCGTGTACCGGTCAAATCGAAGCTCAAGCCGGGATCCAATGAGTTGATTATATCCTTTGAAAGCGCGTTCCGTAAAGGGAGGGCCATCGAGGAAGAGCACGGAAAGCTGGCTCTGTGGAACGGAGATTCGAGCCGGCTTCACGTTCGAAAGGCGCAGTACAA CTATGGTTGGGATTGGG GCCCGGTACTGATGACCGTCGGCCCATGGAAGCCTATCGCCCTCGAGACTTATCAAACGCGCATCACGGATCTCGATGTCAGGAGCGAAGTTTCCGAGACGCTCGAGGTCAAACTCTCGGCCACACTCACATTCTCTGAAGAATCTCCTGGCTTCGCCTCGTTTGTGCTGAAGAGTCCGGATGGGAAGGTCGAGGCGTCGTCGAATAAGATACCGATTGTTACAGGACATGCTAAGGTATCCTTTGAGTGGGGTGCGGGTCAGTTACAGCTATGGTATCCTGTGGGATATGGCGCGCAACCGTTGTACACCGTTGAAGTAGAATTAACTGATGCG AATGGGAATGTACTCGATTCAAAGCTCGAAAAAATAGCATTCAGACGCGCTCTTGTGGTCCAGGAAAAACTTATCGACCAAGAAGGGCTCTCATTCCTTTTCGAGATAAACAATATTCGAATTTTCTGCGGTG GTTCCAATTGGATTCCAGCAGATTCCTTTTTGACAAC AATGAATGCAGACAGGTACAGGGCATGGCTTCAGCTCCTGGTCGACGGCAATCAAAATATGATACGAGTCTGGGGTGGTGGCATCTATGAATACGACGATTTTTATAGCATCTGTGACG TTTTGGTCTGGCAGGACTTTATGTTTGGATGCGGCCAG TACCCAGCATATGATTCTTTCGTCGAATCTGTTCGCGAAGAAGCCATCCAAAACGTTAAGCGCCTGAGGCACCACCCCTCAATCGTGATATTCG ACTACCAAATTGCCGAATCCTTGAACCTCGAGCTCGATTACTCGGACGAGACGTCCGATTTCCGCAAGACCAACTTCCCAGCGCGGTACATCTACGAACGCGTGCTCCCGTCTGTGGTCGGGGAGTACTCGAACATCCATTATCACCGGGCATCGCCATACAGTGGCCAAGGCAAGCCGACGACTGATAGAACGTTGGGCGATCTGCACCAGT GGAATGTGTGGCATGGGACGCAGGAGCCGTGGCATAACTGGGACATCCTGGCCGGTCGCTTCGTTTCGGAATTCGGGAT GCAAGGATACCCGGACATCCGTACCGTGGACTATTGGCTGGGAGGCGACAAATCCGAACGGTACCCTCAATCCAG aactaATAATAATCACAATAAGGCAGATGGATTCGAACGGCGGTTAGAGGTGCgcgtttcacttttttttttgggaggTGGGGAGGAAAGTCAGCTGAGGGCCGTGGATACTCTCGATGTGAAGCGAGAGCGTATCTGCTCCCTCGCTGCCTCCTG TTATGTGTACTACACGCAGATTATGCAAGCGGAGGTGCTCGCGTCCGCGTACCGCCTCTGGCGCCGCAACTGGGCCGGGAGAGGGCGGGAGTACACCGCGGGTGCATTGGTCTGGCAG ATCAACGACTGCTGGCCGGTGACTTCGTGGGCGATCGTGGACTACTTCCTCAGGCCCAAGCCGGCGTACTTCAGCGTCGCGCGCGAGCTGCGTCCCTACACAGTCGGAATGACACGAAAAGAGAAACAGACGCTCCTCGACCCCACCCGCTCCGCCGCCGAGTTCACACTCACGACCGAGCTCGAGGTATGGGGCACGAACAGCACACTAGCGGACAAATCCGCTGTGCTCGAGGTGACGTGCTTcaacttggacttggactcgGAGGATAGCACGTGGAGGGAGAGCAGGAGCAGGGAGGTGCGCGGGGTTGTGCTGCGCGCGAACGCGAGCACGGAGCTTTGGAAAGGGGTGTTGCCGGGTCAGCCGGAGAGGAGGAGTAGGGCGGAGGTGCCGAAGCCGATTGTGGTTTCTGCGCGCTTGCTGGATGCTGAGGACCATGGGACCGTGCTGTGCCGTTATTCGAATTG GCCAGAACCATTCAAGTACATCCACTTTCCGCCCGTCGACGCGCTCGGGCTCAAAGCCGTCGTAGGCACGGACGGGGAGAGCGTCGTGCTGTCTACGAGGATACCCGTCAAGGGCATTGTACTcgacgtcgatgtcgatgctGGGGACAAGGTGAGATGGAGCGACCAGGCGATCGACCTCGTCCCGGACGACCCGCAGACGGTCATCGCGAAAGGGCTCAAGGGACGTCCCGTGAAAATGCGGTTCCTGGGTGACGGGAGCGCGTAA
- a CDS encoding GTP-binding protein rhb1 yields the protein MPPSAVPKRRKIVVLGSRSVGKSSLVVQFIENHFVDAYYPTIESIFQKTLKYNGVEFECEIIDTAGQDEFSIFNSKHAIGIHGYVLVYSVASRNSFNMVQTVYDKIIDFCGTQDVPCVIVGSKTDLQSSSPVPSRQVEPSEGERLAQQNHAAWVETSAKNNTNVDQVFELCLAEIEKRSERNLLVPPSSTTAATKDKGYSCCIM from the exons ATGCCTCCCTCGGCTGTACCCAAAAGGCGAAAGATTGTTGTTCTTGGTTCTCGTTCCGTCG GCAAGTCCTCGCTTGTCGTCCAGTTCATCGAGAACCACTTTGTCGACGCATACTACCCCACCATCGAGTCTATCTTTCAAAAGACTCTCAAGTACAACGGCGTCGAATTTGAATGCGAGATCATCGACACCGCCGGCCAG GATGAATTTTCAATCTTCAACTCCAAACACGCTATAGGCATCCACGGCTACGTCCTCGTCTACTCCGTTGCCTCGCGCAACTCGTTCAACATGGTCCAGACCGTGTACGACAAGATCATAGACTTCTGCGGCACGCAGGACGTGCCCTGCGTCATCGTCGGCTCAAAGACCGACCTGCAGTCCAG CTCTCCCGTTCCCAGCCGCCAGGTCGAACCCAGCGAGGGCGAGCGCCTCGCTCAGCAGAACCACGCCGCTTGGGTTGAAACGAGCGCCAAGAACAACACCAACGTTg ACCAAGTTTTCGAACTGTGTCTCGCTGAAATTGAGAAACGATCCGAGCGGAACCTCCTCGTGCCcccatcttcaacaacagCCGCTACTAAAGACAAGGGCTACAGCTGCTGCATTATGTAG